A DNA window from Engystomops pustulosus chromosome 6, aEngPut4.maternal, whole genome shotgun sequence contains the following coding sequences:
- the LOC140066134 gene encoding cilia- and flagella-associated protein 69-like: MVPTGQRTSGLGKQSGRPLLKVVATDADLDQESLQLVPLDLMRLVKYFDAPFSQRLIERHVRLLEKVSRHYKYGIPLKDLPDMMRILQICASRIEDFMEFIDPVCDIIKLLGLPFLKNKMSDEARYTETAAKSLSHLGDLMYVPSPQVRMQICSTVMDIYNTKHPIPQIIGFELTSTSYNVEIAAMSGLAETLVSSLTLMKDNVQVKILLLRALQLLSRTNENCMFMARGQAAFNICSLLNDPDPSGELMLLSSGIILNLLDLGPKDEIIKQMNNLECICALKDCVVRLFTTGYTDRERQLRNDLLVITTVIAEKSRALMIDTGFAKQLILFATFPEIKSRNPLLGNIQLLHNREGLKMKRLLMDLLVIFSKDWSSDKILSDKKVVSALFTYVIPTEKPEIQDWPMPYFQELQLQAISTLSSVAPRLVEHYMACEGNKRLLQFLKWCSSQDGFVGNGNGCCRRSKNEQICRTLKLLNRMVSVQDTTLNKDLCDQGAVRQLLRVLKKTNTDAVGKNNTVILEIQTEILSVLTSLCETDSHTKELFGSQGVDVMIQILKMGPTQVSSGLGHERLILSTLTCVWSCITGYNITEDDFLDKQGMFLLLDLLAVNWKTMNTILLTLLNKFLENPKTHSHFYTWRGKKFETVPHLLIQLWNEAEKKLGEVTDKYGRIIDPKNPLGRQIGKDQKKPPISPNNVTTSTCEVAENNKSQIYSLFLKLGFSDLPGLSTLDYVTLIAIMRHLDFQVGKVWNKTRQELKAENIQPLKYDSDASNYIKKEFEDLAKRVRAQQSQVIVEHQKMELEEEQRRYAAIKASMKQRAEAKKTWDNFVLRTSNYDALKEAKRIKEDMIELSRPEYVIQKGIDHATEIYGLNTTVSCGRVLRVQSTPSELTGGPLADTCLAQKRLPIRGGALRDFRIQRFKF, from the exons ATGGTGCCAACAGGACAACGCACATCTGGCCTTGGCAAACAGAGTGGACGCCCCCTGCTAAAGGTTGTGGCGACTGATGCTGACCTGGACCAAGAG TCCCTTCAGCTTGTACCATTGGATTTGATGCGTCTAGTGAAATACTTTGACGCCCCGTTCAGT CAAAGACTGATTGAGAGACATGTCCGACTTCTGGAAAAAGTCTCAAGACACTACAAATATGGGATT CCTCTAAAGGATTTACCCGACATGATGAGAATATTACAGATCTGTGCCTCACGCATAGAAGACTTTATGGAGTTTATAGATCCGGTGTGtgacatcattaaattacttgg cCTTCCTTTCTTGAAGAATAAGATGTCAGATGAAGCCAGATACACCGAGACTGCTGCAAAGTCCTTATCCCACCTAG GTGATCTGATGTATGTTCCAAGCCCTCAGGTGAGGATGCAGATCTGCTCCACAGTGATGGATATCTACAACACCAAACACCCAATACCGCAGATTATTG GTTTTGAGCTGACAAGCACCAGCTACAATGTAGAGATCGCAGCAATGAGCGGATTGGCAGAGACCCTCGTCTCATCACTGACTTTGATGAAGGACAATGTCCAAGTAAAAATATTGCTGCTGAgagccctgcagcttctatcccgcACGAATG AGAACTGCATGTTCATGGCCAGAGGTCAGGCGGCCTTTAACATCTGCTCCCTCTTGAATGACCCTGATCCCTCAGGAGAACTAATGCTCCTTTCTTCTGGGATCATCCTGAACCTCTTGGATTTGGGGCCCAAAGATGAAATCATAAAACAGATGAATAATCTGGAATGTATTTG TGCACTGAAAGATTGCGTCGTGCGCCTCTTCACCACTGGATACACAGATCGCGAGCGGCAGCTGAGAAATGATCTCCTGGTTATAACGACTGTGATTGCTGAGAAGAGCCGAGCTCTCATGATT GACACCGGATTTGCAAAGCAGCTGATTTTATTTGCAACATTTCCAGAAA TTAAAAGTCGGAACCCGCTGCTGGGAAACATCCAACTTCTTCATAATCGCGAAGGCCTGAAAATGAAAAGGCTGCTGATGGACCTGCTGGTGATATTCAGCAAGGACTGGTCATCTGATAAG ATACTTTCAGATAAAAAGGTCGTTTCAGCCCTTTTCACATACGTGATCCCGACTGAAAAACCTGAGATACAGGACTGGCCGATGCCGTATTTTCAAGAGCTGCAGCTTCAAGCCATATCCACTTTGTCATCTGTGGCTCCCCGGCTGGTGGAGCATTACATGGCTTGTGAGGGGAACAAGAGGCTTCTACAGTTCCTCAAGTGGTGCTCCAGCCAAG ATGGATTTGTTGGAAACGGCAACGGCTGTTGTCGTAGATCCAAGAATGAGCAGATTTGCCGGACCTTGAAACTGCTCAACCGTATGGTCTCCGTACAGGACACAACCCTAAATAaagacctgtgtgaccagggagcTGTCAGACAACTTCTAA GAGTCCTGAAGAAGACCAACACTGATGCTGTTGGGAAGAATAACACAGTGATCCTGGAGATCCAGACTGAGATATTGTCTGTCCTGACCTCACTCTGTGAGACTGACTCCCACACCAAG GAGTTGTTTGGATCACAAGGTGTAGATGTTATGATTCAGATTCTTAAAATGGGCCCAACTCAAGTGTCCAGTGGACTGGGCCATGAACGTTTGATCCTCAGCACACTGACCTGTGTCTG GTCGTGTATTACTGGATACAATATAACAGAAGATGACTTTCTTGATAAGCAGGGAATGTTCCTCTTGTTGGATTTATTAGCA GTGAATTGGAAGACTATGAACACTATACTGCTCACGTTGTTAAACAAATTTTTAGAGAATCCAAAAACTCATTCCCATTTTTACACCTGGAGAGGAAAAAAATTTGAGACTGTCCCACACTTGCTGATCCAGTTATGGAACGAAGCAGAGAAAAAACTGGGAGAAGTCACAGACAAATATGGCCGTATTATTG ATCCCAAGAATCCACTAGGACGACAGATAGGAAAAGATCAGAAGAAGCCCCCAATATCACCCAACAATGTCACAACTAGCACCTGTGAAGTGGCCGAGAATAATAAAAGCCAAATTTACTCCTTATTCTTGAAACTAG GTTTCTCTGATTTACCAGGATTATCTACACTGGACTATGTGACTCTCATTGCAATTATGAGACATTTGGATTTTCAG GTTGGAAAAGTCTGGAATAAAACTAGACAAGAATTGAAGGCAGAAAACATCCAACCTCTGAAATATGACTCAGATGCCTCAAACTATATTAAAAAAGAGTTTGAGGATCTCGCCAAACGTGTCAGAGCTCAGCAATCCCAAGTCATTGTAGAACATCAGAAAATGGAGCTAGAAGAAGAACAGCGACGATATGCTGCG ATAAAAGCAAGTATGAAACAGCGAGCAGAAGCCAAAAAGACCTGGGATAATTTTGTGCTGAGGACATCAAACTATGATGCCCTGAAG GAAGCAAAAAGAATAAAAGAAGACATGATAGAGCTATCAAGACCTGAATATGTCATCCAAAAGGGAATagatcatgcaacagaaatctatGGCCTAAATACTACG GTTTCATGTGGCCGGGTTTTGCGTGTACAGAGCACGCCATCAGAACTAACAGGAGGACCTTTAGCAGACACCTGCCTGGCTCAGAAGAGGCTTCCAATCCGGGGAGGAGCCCTCAGAGACTTCAGAATCCAAAGATTTAAGTTTTAA